Sequence from the Dehalococcoidia bacterium genome:
TAAACCAGCATTCGCCGCAGTTCGAACAGCGCGTGGTAGACGGCGCGGCGTTTGACCTGGTGCCGCAGGGGCGGGTAGCGGCCGTCGATCGACCTGGTTTCTTTACCGTTGTCGATAGCGATAAACACTGTGCCCGCGGCTTTGCCCTCCATCTCCGACGGGCCGGCTACGCCGGTTATGCCAATACCTATGTCAGCCTTGAGTCGTTCTCTTGCAGCTTGCGCCATGCCGGCGGCGACCTCCCGGCTCACCGCTCCGTGGCGCTCGATAAGGTCGGGGTCGACCCCGTTAGCTATCTTGGCTTCGTTGGTGTAGGTGACGAAGCCGCCCTTGAAATATTCCGAACTGCCTGGAATGTCGGTGATGATATTCGCCAGCAAACCCCCGGTGCATGACTCCATCGTCGCCAGCGTCAGCCCTTTCTCGCGCAGCAGCCCGCCGACGATCCCCTCCAGCGTTTCGTTATCGTATCCCCAGATGATGTCGCCTATGAGCGGGCGCACTTTATCCTCGTGTTTCGATATCATGACACGCGCTTCATCCTCCGAGGCGGCCTTGGCGGTGATGCGCAGGTGTATGCCGTCGGGTTTGGCGTAGATGCCGATGGAGGGGTTCACCGATGAGAGAATCGGGGCGAGTTTCTCGGAGACTCTCGATTCCGTGTCGGTTAGCGTCTTTATAGTTCTGGAGATGATGACATCGGTCTGGACGAGGTCGCGCAGCTTAGGAAAGACCTCGTTCTCCCACATGCGCTGCATCTCGGCGGGAGGGCCGGGCATGGTAATTAAAAGATGGGGGATTGTCCTGGCGTCTGAGTTCAACCCCCTTGATCCCCCAGTCTTGGGGGGGTTATTTTTAAAATGAGGGACACCCTCAAACTCCCGGTCCTTCCCTTCTGGGAAGGACACCTCTTTATCACGATTAGCCTT
This genomic interval carries:
- a CDS encoding competence/damage-inducible protein A; protein product: MKAEIISIGTELLLGEITDTNASYLASQLPLLGIDLLWVTQVGDNLGRLKECIARAWDRSDIVITTGGLGPTEDDLTREAIAALFDEVPAVDPELEQRLREFFTRRNFVMPENNLKQAMLIPSARAIPNPRGSAPGWWVEKANRDKEVSFPEGKDREFEGVPHFKNNPPKTGGSRGLNSDARTIPHLLITMPGPPAEMQRMWENEVFPKLRDLVQTDVIISRTIKTLTDTESRVSEKLAPILSSVNPSIGIYAKPDGIHLRITAKAASEDEARVMISKHEDKVRPLIGDIIWGYDNETLEGIVGGLLREKGLTLATMESCTGGLLANIITDIPGSSEYFKGGFVTYTNEAKIANGVDPDLIERHGAVSREVAAGMAQAARERLKADIGIGITGVAGPSEMEGKAAGTVFIAIDNGKETRSIDGRYPPLRHQVKRRAVYHALFELRRMLV